In Mucilaginibacter celer, one DNA window encodes the following:
- a CDS encoding lysophospholipid acyltransferase family protein has translation MKVITTEEFAKATKLDKLKMPGLAALLMELMKINQVNDLFAQAQPKQGPDFVDAILEGCGIDIEFDERELRNIPKDGAFIAIANHPYGGIEGMVLLKILCMARPDSKLMANFLLKKIPNLADYFIAVNPFENVEHSSSISGLKNTLELLSNGTPIGIFPAGEVSTFKVEQKQVTDRMWHPVVGKIIAKAKVPVVPIYFHGNNGLLFNFLSLLHPALRTAKLPSELFNKHGHTIKLRIGKPIDVTDIPDYTNSTKLLNFLRARTYALGTGLEEEKKIFSPRNLFKIKREAEDITPEIDSTILDKEIEPLRENYKVWTEKNYEVFIVPTSTIPNVIREIGRLREITFREVGEGTNKAIDLDEYDIYYHHLFIWDFEAKRIVGAYRIGLGDEIFYSVGKKGFYINELFKLKTQFTPVLRRSLELGRSWIRKEYQTKPLPLFLLWKGILKFLIDNPRYRYLIGPVSISNSFSKFSKSLIVDYINRNHFDHEMAQYVKPRKKFKVDFAKIDTDLLMAGEDTFKGLDNLISEVETRNMKVPVLLRQYIALNAKIISFNIDPKFADCLDGFLVLDLENVPQDTLEKLGRNL, from the coding sequence ATGAAAGTTATAACCACCGAAGAGTTTGCCAAAGCCACCAAACTGGATAAGCTGAAAATGCCGGGCCTGGCCGCTTTATTGATGGAGCTAATGAAAATAAACCAGGTTAACGACCTGTTTGCCCAGGCCCAACCCAAGCAAGGCCCCGATTTTGTGGACGCTATTTTAGAAGGCTGCGGCATCGACATTGAGTTTGACGAACGCGAACTGCGCAACATCCCTAAAGATGGCGCATTTATAGCCATTGCCAACCACCCCTACGGCGGTATTGAAGGCATGGTACTATTAAAAATATTATGCATGGCCCGTCCGGATTCGAAACTGATGGCCAACTTCCTGCTTAAAAAGATCCCTAACCTGGCCGATTATTTTATAGCTGTAAACCCATTTGAGAACGTTGAGCATTCATCAAGCATCAGCGGCCTAAAAAACACTTTAGAGCTTTTAAGTAATGGCACGCCAATCGGTATATTCCCGGCTGGCGAGGTATCAACTTTTAAAGTAGAACAAAAACAGGTAACCGACCGTATGTGGCACCCGGTTGTGGGTAAAATTATTGCTAAGGCCAAAGTACCGGTTGTGCCTATTTACTTCCATGGTAATAACGGGTTGTTGTTCAACTTCCTGAGCTTGCTGCACCCGGCTTTGCGTACTGCCAAATTACCATCCGAGTTATTTAACAAGCATGGCCATACCATTAAACTACGCATCGGTAAACCAATTGATGTAACCGATATTCCGGATTATACTAACAGTACTAAACTGCTTAATTTTTTACGCGCCCGAACCTATGCCTTGGGTACCGGTTTGGAAGAAGAGAAAAAGATTTTCAGTCCGCGTAACCTGTTTAAAATTAAGCGCGAAGCTGAAGATATTACGCCGGAGATTGACAGCACCATTTTAGATAAAGAGATTGAACCGCTGCGCGAAAATTATAAAGTGTGGACGGAGAAAAACTACGAGGTATTTATCGTACCAACCTCAACCATACCTAACGTGATCCGTGAAATAGGCAGGCTGCGCGAGATCACCTTCCGCGAAGTTGGCGAAGGTACCAACAAGGCTATCGACCTTGACGAGTACGATATTTATTATCACCACCTGTTTATCTGGGATTTTGAAGCAAAACGTATTGTTGGTGCTTACCGCATTGGTTTGGGCGACGAGATTTTTTACAGCGTTGGTAAAAAAGGATTCTACATCAACGAGCTGTTTAAGCTAAAAACCCAGTTTACACCTGTGCTGCGCCGCAGCCTTGAATTAGGCCGCTCATGGATCCGCAAGGAATACCAAACCAAACCACTCCCACTGTTTTTACTTTGGAAGGGCATTCTGAAATTCCTGATAGATAACCCGAGATACCGTTACCTGATTGGCCCGGTAAGTATCAGCAACTCATTCTCCAAATTTTCCAAATCGCTTATTGTTGATTATATCAACCGCAACCATTTTGATCATGAAATGGCGCAGTACGTTAAACCGCGCAAAAAATTCAAGGTTGATTTTGCCAAAATTGATACCGACCTGCTCATGGCCGGCGAAGATACTTTTAAAGGCCTGGATAACCTGATATCAGAAGTGGAAACCCGCAATATGAAGGTACCGGTATTACTTCGCCAGTACATTGCCCTTAATGCCAAAATCATCAGCTTTAACATCGACCCTAAATTTGCCGATTGTTTGGATGGTTTCCTGGTGCTGGATCTGGAAAATGTGCCGCAGGATACTTTGGAAAAACTGGGAAGGAATTTGTAA
- a CDS encoding TonB-dependent receptor, producing the protein MKKLYFIILTLMIIGVAGVANAQITTSVLTGKVTDQKGASLPGVTISVVNTSTGTRYGAQTNAEGRYSVNNINAGGPYTISASFVGYKKDERSDITLQLGNATFNFVLQDETTTLQEVKVRASAGPTKTGASTRINQNQIRTAPSINRSLQDLTRNTPQSNNNSFQGTNYRYNNVTLDGAINNDAIGFSPSLGGQNNASGQVGSSTRTSPISLDAIQDIQVYVAPYDIKIGNVLGGSINAVTRSGTNDFTGAVYGYGRGSFMVGANNAKAALGGDGSKLNDFHDYQTGIRLGFPIIKNKLFFFTNEEIARRQDPVIRGLDHNGAANILSQADGDKLVAAFKSFTGGIDPGTYNNTTIFSNSNKFFNRLDWNIDDHNQLTIRNNTITSKATNLERDQQNFRFSGIDYTSHNNSTSTVAELKSRFNNSLSNSLVLGYSAVHDYRDPNSDPSLPQIEITGRGTGTTIFMGTDREASIFDMHQKTAEFTDNLTLVKGKHTFTFGTHNEFYNITYNFVNAWNGRVAYNSIEDFVNNNPSRVRTNFNYTNNTRDYILANPSAKFKVNLLSLYGQDEIQLSDNFKLTVALRADYAGVPNKQPLSDKTTNAPVDPNYGTTYTYTKPRDIKQNYLSNIEWNPRVSFNYDANGDQSVILRGGSGFFTGRVPFAWFGYAFYNNGATYGAYDANPPVQKAGTNPVQASPNGGLNYVNQQQNFNTSASGATQVDMIDNNFKMPQVWRSSLAVDYTTDDQWKFTAEGIYTKVIHDLKFQQVNTKDSVTYYPYDTQHLQPIFINKKINSNYTNAYLLSNTNEGYRYSATVQVSKFTQFNPQSALNASVAYTYGHSKDVTNGIRNSMESNWQLNQALNPNNPGLANSNFDIRHRIVSNVNFKHDWDAGHNYTANFSFFFSAQSGNPYTWDTYPKAIDGTGQQLSLAYIPNKGETANFIVDQVKSGVVVKTAAQQVAEFDAYIDGDKYLSSRRGKFTERNAAFTPWNNQLDFRFTQDFKFGNGKHKQMLTFTYDIINLTNLLNKKWGQYYFSANTFNSSASVGLTPVSKLPGASGGPTFVKDGNVASYPTYNFTNPGIPYSVDLFASRWQMQFGLRYSW; encoded by the coding sequence ATGAAAAAGCTCTACTTTATTATTTTAACACTGATGATTATCGGGGTTGCCGGCGTTGCCAACGCCCAGATTACCACCTCGGTACTTACCGGTAAAGTAACAGATCAGAAAGGTGCTTCACTTCCGGGAGTAACCATTTCTGTGGTTAATACCAGCACGGGCACCAGGTACGGCGCTCAAACCAATGCCGAAGGCCGTTATTCGGTAAACAACATCAACGCCGGTGGCCCTTACACCATCAGCGCTTCTTTTGTTGGTTACAAAAAAGACGAACGCAGCGATATTACCTTACAATTAGGTAACGCTACTTTCAACTTCGTATTGCAGGACGAAACTACTACCCTGCAGGAAGTTAAAGTTAGGGCGTCTGCCGGTCCAACTAAAACAGGTGCAAGTACCCGTATCAACCAAAACCAGATCCGTACTGCGCCATCAATTAACCGCAGCTTGCAGGATTTAACCCGTAACACTCCTCAAAGCAATAACAACTCGTTTCAGGGTACCAACTACCGTTACAATAACGTAACCTTAGACGGTGCTATCAATAATGATGCTATCGGTTTCAGCCCTTCATTAGGTGGCCAGAACAATGCTTCGGGCCAGGTAGGTAGCAGTACCCGTACAAGCCCAATCTCGTTAGACGCTATTCAGGATATTCAGGTTTATGTTGCTCCTTACGATATCAAAATTGGTAACGTATTAGGTGGTAGTATCAACGCTGTAACCCGTAGCGGTACAAATGATTTTACCGGTGCTGTTTATGGTTACGGTCGTGGTTCATTCATGGTTGGCGCTAACAATGCTAAAGCTGCGTTAGGTGGCGACGGTTCAAAACTGAACGATTTTCATGATTACCAAACTGGTATCCGTTTAGGTTTCCCAATCATTAAAAACAAATTATTCTTCTTTACCAACGAGGAGATCGCCCGCAGGCAGGATCCTGTTATCCGTGGTTTAGATCACAATGGTGCAGCCAATATCCTGAGCCAGGCCGATGGTGATAAATTGGTTGCCGCGTTTAAATCATTTACAGGCGGTATCGATCCAGGGACTTATAATAACACTACCATCTTCTCTAATTCAAACAAATTCTTTAACCGTTTGGATTGGAATATTGATGATCACAACCAGTTAACCATCCGTAACAATACCATCACCTCAAAAGCTACTAACTTAGAGCGCGATCAGCAAAACTTCCGTTTCAGCGGTATTGATTACACTTCACATAATAACTCAACTTCAACTGTTGCAGAATTAAAATCAAGGTTTAACAATAGCTTAAGCAATAGCTTAGTGCTTGGTTATTCAGCAGTTCACGATTATCGTGACCCTAACTCAGATCCGTCATTACCGCAAATCGAGATTACAGGCCGCGGTACCGGTACAACTATCTTTATGGGTACCGACCGCGAGGCTTCGATTTTTGATATGCATCAGAAAACTGCTGAGTTTACTGATAACCTAACCTTGGTTAAAGGCAAACACACGTTCACTTTTGGTACACACAACGAGTTTTACAACATTACTTATAATTTTGTTAACGCATGGAATGGTCGTGTAGCTTATAACAGCATTGAAGATTTTGTTAACAATAACCCATCACGTGTACGTACTAACTTTAATTACACTAACAACACACGTGATTATATCTTAGCTAATCCATCTGCTAAGTTTAAAGTTAACCTGTTGAGCTTATATGGCCAGGACGAAATTCAGTTATCTGATAATTTCAAATTGACTGTAGCTCTACGCGCTGATTACGCTGGAGTGCCTAATAAACAACCATTGAGCGATAAAACAACCAATGCTCCGGTTGATCCAAACTACGGCACTACCTACACCTATACCAAGCCAAGAGATATCAAACAAAATTACCTGAGTAACATAGAGTGGAACCCACGTGTATCATTTAACTATGATGCTAACGGCGATCAAAGCGTTATTTTACGTGGTGGTAGCGGTTTCTTTACAGGTCGTGTTCCTTTTGCATGGTTTGGTTACGCGTTCTATAATAACGGTGCTACTTATGGTGCTTATGACGCAAATCCGCCGGTTCAGAAAGCTGGAACTAATCCGGTGCAAGCATCTCCAAACGGCGGATTAAATTATGTTAATCAACAACAAAACTTTAACACTTCTGCCAGCGGTGCCACCCAGGTGGATATGATTGACAATAACTTCAAAATGCCACAAGTTTGGAGAAGCAGTTTAGCTGTTGACTATACTACTGATGACCAGTGGAAATTTACAGCTGAAGGTATCTATACCAAAGTTATTCACGACTTGAAATTTCAGCAGGTAAACACTAAGGATAGTGTAACTTATTATCCTTATGATACGCAACACCTACAGCCGATATTTATTAATAAAAAAATAAATTCGAATTATACCAATGCTTACCTGTTATCAAACACCAACGAAGGTTATCGTTACAGTGCGACTGTACAGGTATCTAAATTTACCCAGTTCAATCCACAAAGTGCTTTAAACGCGTCGGTTGCTTATACCTATGGTCACTCTAAAGATGTTACCAACGGTATCCGTAACTCGATGGAGTCAAACTGGCAGTTAAACCAGGCTTTAAATCCTAACAACCCGGGTTTAGCAAATTCGAACTTTGATATCCGTCACCGCATCGTATCAAACGTAAACTTTAAACATGATTGGGATGCTGGTCATAACTACACCGCTAACTTCTCATTCTTCTTTAGCGCGCAAAGCGGTAACCCATATACATGGGATACTTATCCAAAAGCTATCGACGGAACAGGCCAGCAATTAAGTTTAGCTTATATTCCTAACAAAGGCGAAACAGCTAACTTTATAGTTGATCAGGTAAAAAGTGGTGTTGTGGTAAAAACTGCCGCTCAACAAGTAGCAGAATTTGACGCTTACATTGATGGCGACAAATACTTAAGCTCACGTCGTGGTAAATTTACCGAGCGTAATGCTGCTTTCACTCCATGGAATAACCAATTAGATTTCCGTTTCACTCAGGATTTTAAATTTGGTAATGGTAAGCACAAACAGATGTTAACATTTACTTATGATATCATCAACCTTACCAACCTGTTGAACAAAAAATGGGGTCAGTATTATTTCTCAGCAAATACCTTCAACTCATCAGCAAGCGTTGGTTTAACACCGGTAAGCAAATTGCCTGGAGCATCTGGCGGCCCAACCTTTGTTAAAGATGGTAACGTTGCTTCATACCCAACTTACAACTTCACCAACCCGGGTATTCCATACTCAGTTGATTTGTTCGCCTCACGCTGGCAAATGCAGTTTGGTTTACGTTACAGCTGGTAA
- a CDS encoding Mpo1-like protein, protein MATKTSNTKNKPAAKTTVNIDERPVDRYFREYAAGHQDPVNIGIHYFCIPLLAFSLFGLIWAIPFPHLPFLGIYNGYFNWASFVIAIAIYYYLRLSPIISYFILFILLGFSYGIMELITWQQTGGPAMPALCLSIFIPSLSALLIGNSRENTYAQNRLNIKSLIIAPAYLLNQLLNKLRIKN, encoded by the coding sequence GTGGCAACAAAAACATCCAACACCAAAAACAAACCGGCTGCTAAAACAACAGTTAATATTGATGAGCGCCCGGTTGATCGTTATTTCCGTGAATATGCAGCCGGTCATCAGGACCCGGTGAATATCGGCATCCATTATTTTTGCATTCCCTTGTTGGCATTTAGTTTATTTGGGTTGATCTGGGCTATCCCTTTCCCGCACCTTCCGTTTTTAGGTATTTATAATGGTTACTTTAACTGGGCGTCGTTTGTAATAGCCATTGCCATTTATTATTACCTCAGGCTTTCGCCTATTATCTCGTACTTTATCCTGTTTATTTTATTGGGCTTTAGCTATGGTATTATGGAACTGATTACCTGGCAACAAACCGGCGGACCGGCCATGCCGGCGCTGTGTTTATCGATATTTATCCCCTCATTATCAGCTTTATTAATAGGCAACTCGCGCGAAAATACTTATGCTCAAAACAGGCTTAATATCAAATCGTTGATCATTGCACCCGCATACCTTCTAAATCAATTACTTAATAAGCTGAGAATCAAAAATTGA
- a CDS encoding helix-hairpin-helix domain-containing protein produces MIPQIKHYLSISKKEWNGMVVLIILIALVLAAPYIYQANHKDKTINFNTFDKAANTITKNAGFDTDDAELSKAAPVLHPLITHFNPNKLTVADWVKMGLSQHQATVIKHYQEKGGRFYTKGDVQKMYSINAETYKRLEPYIDLPDGPAYIIHKAKPGEVIEINSADSARLTMIRGIGPAFARRIVHYRERVGGFYSKEQLKEVYGIDEGKYNQMKDGVSVDSRQIVKVNINRAMFNDLKRFPYLSFKQMDAIVAYRDEHGSYHSIKDLENIAILNAQILRKIEPYLIFK; encoded by the coding sequence ATGATCCCGCAAATCAAACACTACCTGTCCATCAGCAAAAAAGAATGGAACGGAATGGTAGTATTGATTATTTTAATTGCTTTGGTTTTAGCGGCACCCTACATCTATCAGGCAAACCACAAAGATAAGACAATAAACTTTAACACTTTTGATAAAGCGGCGAATACGATAACCAAAAATGCCGGTTTTGATACTGATGACGCGGAATTAAGCAAGGCTGCCCCGGTGCTACACCCGCTTATAACTCACTTTAACCCCAATAAATTAACTGTTGCCGATTGGGTGAAAATGGGATTGAGCCAACACCAGGCCACGGTAATTAAACATTACCAGGAAAAAGGCGGCCGCTTTTATACCAAAGGCGATGTACAGAAAATGTATAGCATCAATGCTGAAACTTATAAAAGGCTTGAGCCTTATATTGATTTGCCGGATGGACCGGCTTACATCATTCACAAAGCCAAACCCGGCGAAGTAATAGAGATTAATAGTGCCGACTCGGCAAGGTTAACCATGATCAGGGGGATTGGTCCGGCTTTTGCCCGGCGCATTGTTCATTACCGGGAGCGGGTAGGAGGGTTTTACAGTAAAGAACAACTGAAGGAAGTTTATGGTATTGATGAGGGAAAGTATAACCAGATGAAAGATGGCGTAAGTGTTGATAGCCGGCAGATTGTAAAAGTGAATATCAACAGGGCTATGTTTAATGATTTGAAGCGCTTTCCGTATTTGAGTTTTAAGCAGATGGATGCCATCGTGGCTTACCGCGATGAGCACGGCAGTTACCACTCTATAAAAGATCTGGAAAATATTGCCATCTTAAATGCCCAAATTTTACGTAAAATTGAGCCTTATTTAATTTTCAAATGA
- a CDS encoding adenine phosphoribosyltransferase, translated as MIAEQIKAAIRDIPDFPKPGIVFKDITPILKDPALCEKIVDAFVEQLQGIRIDAVAGVESRGFLFGLSLATRLGVPFVPVRKAGKLPFTIKQKAYKLEYGTATIEMHTDAFEPGQHILLHDDLLATGGTVTAASELIKEMGGVVCGFSFVVGLGFLDGKERIAPICDKLVVLADY; from the coding sequence ATGATAGCCGAGCAAATTAAAGCAGCCATACGCGATATTCCTGATTTTCCTAAACCGGGGATTGTATTTAAAGATATTACCCCGATACTGAAGGACCCTGCCCTTTGCGAAAAAATTGTAGATGCCTTTGTTGAGCAATTGCAGGGTATCCGGATTGACGCTGTGGCCGGCGTGGAAAGCCGTGGTTTCTTATTTGGATTATCGTTAGCTACCCGCCTGGGTGTACCATTTGTGCCCGTACGGAAGGCTGGTAAGCTGCCATTTACAATTAAACAAAAAGCGTATAAGCTTGAATACGGTACAGCCACTATCGAAATGCATACCGATGCCTTTGAACCGGGGCAACATATTTTATTGCATGATGATTTGTTAGCTACCGGAGGGACGGTAACTGCAGCCAGCGAGTTAATTAAAGAGATGGGCGGTGTGGTTTGCGGCTTTTCGTTTGTGGTGGGGCTGGGCTTTTTGGATGGGAAGGAGCGGATTGCGCCTATTTGCGATAAGCTGGTGGTGTTGGCTGATTATTAG